The Ovis aries strain OAR_USU_Benz2616 breed Rambouillet chromosome 2, ARS-UI_Ramb_v3.0, whole genome shotgun sequence nucleotide sequence TCCTGAGTCTGCGCTGGGAAGGGCCTACGGGACCCTTTGGTCCCAAGCTCCGAAGGTTCATGAGTGGACGCCGCGATCCAGAGGGAAGGGCTTGCCCCAAAGCACTCGACGCGTGAGGCAGGGAGTCCCTGCCCTTGCCCGGGTCCAGCCCCGCGCCCGCTCCTTGCCCTTCCCCGGACCCCCAGCTCCAGGAGAGCCGGCCCCCGAGCGGCGGCGGTCACACCTCGGACTCGCGCGGTGGCCCGCGGGCGCGCTGGCAGCCGTACAGCCACTGGATGACGCGCGCGTTGCGCTCCACCACCGACACCTGGGGGCGCCCATCCCGCTCCGAGCCCGCCGCCTCTGAGCCGCCGCCCTCCGCACCGTCCCGGCGATCTCCGCCGCCTTCGCTGGACGTCCAGTCGCTGGCGTCTCCGGAGCCCGGCGGCGGCGACGTTCCGGGCTGGGGGTTGGCGTCGGCGCCCCAGCTCTGCGGAGAGAAGCGCTCGGCCCCCAGCACCTCCACGAGCGCGCGCTCCAGGCCGCAGTAGTTGAAGAAGCGCTCCTTCTCCGACAGGGGCAGCGAGCACGTGGGGCACAATGCCCGCTTTCCCGCCGCTTCTGGGGCATCTTGGGGCGCGGCCCAACCCCCGGGAGCCGCGGGTCGCTCCGATGAGCCTGCGCTGCTCGAGGCGACGTCTCGGGGGCTGCCCAGGAAGAGGCGCCGCACCAGCCCCTGACCCTTGGCGTTCTCTTTGTTCACCGAAGCCTTGCAGTCCCGCTTCTGGCGGTAGAAGATGAGGGAATCAGGCCTTGGCAGTCGCCTGCCACTGCCCCGGCGGGCGGGCCTGGGCGTCCTGGGCGATGGAGGGGGCCCCAGCTCGTTGCAAGGGTGCGGGGTGAGCGGCCCGGGACCCCCACGCAGAGCCGGCTCCTGACGTCGCGCGATCACCTGGTGCGTCTTGACATACTTGGCTTTGTCGGCCTCTAGCCTCTCCACGGCGCTGGGGGTCCGTCCCCGGGACGGGGTGGAGGGAGAGGCCAGAAGCATTTTAGCAGAACTGGGCAGGACAGTGCTCCATAAGCCGCTGGAGGCAGGCAGATAGTGAAGGAACTGAGAGCAGTTGGCTGGGGCTCCCTGGGACCTGCTGGGGAAAGAGGAGTGGTCAGGGGGAGAGTAGGAGATGACTCTCCTGAAGGCATTCCTGGGAATAAGGTCAGCCAGCCAGCCCTCCCCCATGCAGTTCAGCCAGGTGCCATGCCTAGGGGGCAGAGGCTCAGGTATCCCTTCCCTGATCCCTCAAAGACGATGGACAGGGGCTTTCTGATCATCCAGAGACCTAGGCCCTTTTGAGCGTGCCCCATTCTGGCCACAGGGCCATGCCAAGCAGGCATCAGCAAGCCAgacccttggaaaaggaaatggggcTGTTCCCCGGTCTGGTTCCCGAAAGTAGCCTCAACCGGAAAAAATACCTCTTCCCAACCTAGCAACTTTGAGTCCAAGACAAGGAGGCTTCCCAGCCACCCGCTGGTTCCAGCCAGACCCACCCATCCCGCCCCCAAGCACAGAGGTCAGGGACATAACCACAGGGTAGGAGCCTCCGGTAATTGCAGCCAACTGCCCTGCCCAGGCCCGGCAGGGCCAtcagggaaagagagggagatgGTCACCACGTCACTTCAGCCAGCTATCTGCCACTCAGTCTGTGCCCCTTCGAAGGGAATTCCAGAATGCCCAGCTTGTAAACATCACTTTGTTTGCCCCTTGCACTTCCATtccacagaagagaaaactggcGCAGAGAGGAGGGGCTAGTTCAGGTCTCACTGAGAGTTTGGGCCCAGGACTGGAACACAGGTCTCTTGCTTTGTAGTTTGAATCTCTCACTTGCCTATCAGAACTTTCCTCTAGGTTTTGCTTCTATTCTTGCCGCTTTAACACCAAGCGATTTCCGTGAGAGATGGGCCCCTTACCTCACTAAAAAGTTCCTTCCACTAATTCTTCCCAGGAACTTGTACTCCCAGAAACCTGCCCTCCAGGTCCCCCACCCTGAGACCCCCATGACCCTTCTTCTCCACCTTCCTTTTTTGCTGGGGAAGGGGGCCCGGAGGGATTGTAAATCAAGAGCTGACAGTTCCCTTGGCAGTAATAGAATGGGCCACCCACACAGCCCAGCACACTCCACCCGACTTCTGTTTCCCTGCTCCTCCCATCCTCCATTCAGCTGAGAGGGACACAGCAGTTTTAGGGGCTGAGGAGACCTCCTTGGGCTGGAGGCAACAAAGGAACACAACttgccagggatggggggaggggagtagAAACTCTACCAATCCCACGCACCCCAGGGCAGCCTGCATGAGtataaatgcacacacatacacccacttAGTGTCCAGTAAGTCAGCCCATAGGTAGCTGGTGACTGGGAACCCAGGCAGCAAGGAGAGCCTGGCAGtgccctccttcctgcctcccaaaGACTCAACTTGGCAACAGGTCTGATTCCAAGGTCCCAGGAGGGATCTGTGCTTGTCTGACCTCATAGGTAccctcctgtcccctcctcttcccagcCCTGAGCAGGAGGCTATAAAAAGTTCCTAAACACAGGGACCAAAATAGTTTGCTGTCCACTGCCTCTTCCTGGCCTTCTGAGCTCCTTGGTGCCCGACCGCAGACGTTCCCTCCCTAGAAGCCTGGCAGACATCCTTGTGCCCTCTGTCCCTCTGCCCacctttcccagcactggggtcggCGGGCTGACAAACTTTGCCCAAGCTTCCGGCTATGGACACAGATGCCAGCTGGGGAACAGTGCTCCCTGGCTTGGTGCCAGTCTCCGTGCCCTTGGGTGCCTGGgtgccctcccaccccagctcccGGCTCAGGATGCACTCACCTCTGCATGGAGAGGCTGAATGCCAGGGTCCCCAGGCAGGTccagactgaaggcagaagggacaGCGGGGACTGGAAGTAACTTTGGTGGCAGCCAAACCTCACTCTCCACAGGAAAAGCCAAGAGAGCCTCCACCCCCCAGATTAACCCTTGCCTTCCTGACCTGGAGCCTGGCCTCTGTTAACTCCTTCCTGGTCACCATCTCAGAGCAGGGGAGGACCCTTGGATGACGTCCAGCTCCTTTATTTAGCCAATGGTCACACAGGCCCTGGCAGGTTAAGTGGTTTGCATAGAGGCACAGTAAGCTTGGGGCACAGCCAGCCCAAACAAGGTCTCTGGTTCCCCAGCTTCCTccagaggcctggggtggggacaAGTTATTCACGTGGGGTCAGCCCGCTCTGCTGGGCCTTGGTGGATGCTCTTCGTTCAGATGGGAAGGCAGGGCAGGGTTCTAGTACACCATGCTTTTTCCCTCTGGAGCAGGTTTAGATCTGTCCTGGCCTGCGTGTGTGAAAGGTGTCAAGCTTGCTCTCCCTAGGGGTGAGGCCAGGAATCTGCAGCCCAAAAGTGGGGACAGGGGTGCCACAGATACGCAGGGTGAGCCCCTCCCAACAAATCTTGGCAGGAAGGTCACAAGGGAGCCCACTGGAGAGGCCTCTGCCCAAGATCCTCTGATGGCAAATGGAATTGGCTGGGAAGAGGGTAATGAAGGGATGGGTCCAAGCCTGCGGAAAGGACCTCTTTCCCTCTTTGTCCCCATCGGGGACTTCTAGAGCTGGCCTAGTTTATTATTTGACACCTCACTTCTCAGGGGGGGAGTCCTGTCCCCACAATGCTGGTTCCAGGAGTgcacctcctcctctctccccactgggAAAACTCTGCAGTACCCAGAGCCCCAAGACTAGTGCCCCTGCCAAGGGGTCCCTGCACAaatctctttccctcccttctagCACTTTTTAAGCACGTTTGTGCCTTTGCTCTCTGATCTCCTTTGTCCTCCACAAAGACCCTAAACAGCAGACCCAGCAGGGGTGACCGCCCCACTTGATAGGCAAGGAAACAGGATCAGGGGGTGCCTAATTCCAACCCCAAATCCACTCTTTCCACTGCACCCTCAGCCTGGCAAGTAAGGTAATAAGTCTGAAAACTACAAGGCCCGTCTCCTGGTAACGGATTTTATTACCTAAAGggagtattttttgttgttgttcatccatACTGTGTTGTTACAACGCTCTACAAAATGCTCTAATGTACATGATCAGAATTCATCCCCAGGACTGCGTTTCAGAAGTAggtttattattttctccattggACTGCTGAAGAGAATGAGACTCAGGTGAAATGATTTATCAAGTTCACACAATGAGGAATACTAGTTAACGTGTATTAAGAGACTGATACatgctaggcactgttctaagtacttcGCACAATGATTAAcacatttaatccttaaaaccaCCCAATGAAATAGGGACTTTCATTCTCCTGGTTTTACGGATGAAGGTGGGGTGCCCAGTAGCCCTGAGATCTGGCCCTGAAGGGGTTAAGCATGAGGCCGGGCAGAGCCCAGCTGGGATGCTGTCAATGGCAGGAAACCTGGCCTGTGAAGGAGGGGGAGGATGgggctgttgtgtctgactcttatacAACCCCCATCCTTTTGGTCTTAAAGGACCATCCGGGTTGGGAAGAAGGGCAGGCAAGGGGCCTCCTTCTCAGCTCTGGACAGACACCAGGTTACAGAAAGAGGGGCCTTCTGAGTCAGTGCAGGTCCCTGCCCTGGACTGGCCCCCGATCTGACGAGGGTGAGTGGAAGTGAGCCCACTTCCCCTTAGGAGTGGTCAAGAGTTGGGGAGACACAGTCCTAGGCCCGGGAGCCCCCAGTCCtagaggggagacacagccctgcccccCATGGGTCTGGATGGGGTTTGGTCAAAGAGCCTGCTCTCAGGAGCTCCCAGTCTGAGAGGTGACAGTAGTCTGTCCCAGGAGGTCAGGATCCTGGAGAGCAGAGTCATGATGTCAAGGTCAGACAGGATTGGGTTTGTGAGTGAGAGAGCCCTTGAAAGAGTCAGCCCTCTAAGAGGTGGGGGGTGGACATCATGAGGTGGGGCTCCAGCTGCCTGCCCTGCCTGTATCTTGGCCACACTTGACTTGAACCGGATCGCCTCTCTTTTTGGTCATGGGTCCCCTGGGAGAGCCCTAAAGTGATTCCTTCCAGCCCCAGAGCCAGGGCCTTGGTTGAGGGGGAGGCCAAATCTGAGGGACGTTTCCTTCCTGACTCTGAGCTCCTTCCTGGATCACCCCGAGGATGAGGATAGATGGGAATGGGCCTGAGTCAGAACTGGCTCCTTCCaggagagggtggtgggagggtgggggcacAGCTCCAGCGAGTGCTGGGAATCAGGAGTTACCCTTCAGATCCACCTTTAAGCCCCAGATCTACACTGTCCTAGGGCAGAAGTGTGTGATGGTGTCTTTGATTCTAAACCTGGCCCATCCCTCACTGGCTGTGTTGCCTGAAGCAagaacttaacctctctgagttccCGTCTGTGTAAATGgaaaaaaacccagctttcagTGTGGCATGAAGTGGTGCCTGAGAAAAGCACCTGGGGCCTCAGGTGCTGGTAAATGGCAGGAGTCTTGACCTCTTAGGTCTTGTCCTCCAACACCTAGCTGACACCTCTGGCCCaaatccctttctctctcttttttttttcctaatccctTAGCCTCACTCTCAGCCACTTTCAACAAGTCGTTTTGAACACTGCCCTCTGCTCAGGGGTCTGCAGATGGGTCAGACCTGGCTTTTGCTTTCCGGGAGCTCGGCCTGctgcaggggggtggggtggggtgtgaacAGAGGTGTGAAGGACTGATCACAGCtcctgggcagagcagcctgatgTAACAGAAGATGAACACAGCAGGGGCCACGGGAGAGGGTGCAGCATTCGCTCTGCCCCTGGGGTGAGGTGGGAAGCTTTCAAAGAGGAAGTGTACTGATTTGGGGTCTGGAGGGGATTTCTGTTGGGGGTGGGATGCGCGAGGTTGTGAGATGATGGTGACACGGAGCAAAGGCAGGCTCAGTGAGAGAAGGGGGGCGGTCAGAGAAGAGGTGGGGGGCTCAGAGCAGGGAATGGGGTTCGATCAAACGTGGAGGGTTCAGGGAGAGAGGGCGGGGCTCAGGCTGGCTTCTGTGATGCCCCAGCACCCACAGAAGGGGCCCCCtatccccacccccgccccgcctccgccGGCAGCGGGCGAGCCCCACAGAGATTAGAGCTGCGGTCCCCTAATTCAGGGCTTTCCGTTTCGGAAAGAATCTCGGCCGCAACAATAGCCCGGCGCCCGCGCCCCCTCCCTCCTAGGGAGGTGTCCTTAAACGTTTTTCCCCCGGAGCACCTACAAGTCGCCAACGGAACCACGGGAAGAAAATCGGATATCTGCTGTCAGGAACTGACAACCTAGAGTTGGAAGAACAAAAGCCAAACTGAGCGATTGCTCTGTTCTAAGCTCTCGGCTCTGGGTCTGACTCTCAGTGGTACCTCACCTACTCCTTACAAAACCCTGCGTGAAGTCAGTGAGGAAGccgaggcagggagggaggccgAGTGGCTCACCTAGCGTCACGCGGCTTAAGGAGGGTCGAGGTGGGACTCCGGAGCCGGCTCTGACAGGCTGAGCCGCCCTGCCTGCCTCGATTCTACCCCTCGGGTCGGGCAAATCGGCCCTCCCTGCTCGCCTGTCCGCCTACTTCGCTTATCTGTTGGTTGGACAGGACTTCGTCTTCA carries:
- the FAM110D gene encoding protein FAM110D isoform X1; the encoded protein is MQSRSQGAPANCSQFLHYLPASSGLWSTVLPSSAKMLLASPSTPSRGRTPSAVERLEADKAKYVKTHQVIARRQEPALRGGPGPLTPHPCNELGPPPSPRTPRPARRGSGRRLPRPDSLIFYRQKRDCKASVNKENAKGQGLVRRLFLGSPRDVASSSAGSSERPAAPGGWAAPQDAPEAAGKRALCPTCSLPLSEKERFFNYCGLERALVEVLGAERFSPQSWGADANPQPGTSPPPGSGDASDWTSSEGGGDRRDGAEGGGSEAAGSERDGRPQVSVVERNARVIQWLYGCQRARGPPRESEV
- the FAM110D gene encoding protein FAM110D isoform X2 → MQRSQGAPANCSQFLHYLPASSGLWSTVLPSSAKMLLASPSTPSRGRTPSAVERLEADKAKYVKTHQVIARRQEPALRGGPGPLTPHPCNELGPPPSPRTPRPARRGSGRRLPRPDSLIFYRQKRDCKASVNKENAKGQGLVRRLFLGSPRDVASSSAGSSERPAAPGGWAAPQDAPEAAGKRALCPTCSLPLSEKERFFNYCGLERALVEVLGAERFSPQSWGADANPQPGTSPPPGSGDASDWTSSEGGGDRRDGAEGGGSEAAGSERDGRPQVSVVERNARVIQWLYGCQRARGPPRESEV
- the FAM110D gene encoding protein FAM110D isoform X3, whose translation is MLLASPSTPSRGRTPSAVERLEADKAKYVKTHQVIARRQEPALRGGPGPLTPHPCNELGPPPSPRTPRPARRGSGRRLPRPDSLIFYRQKRDCKASVNKENAKGQGLVRRLFLGSPRDVASSSAGSSERPAAPGGWAAPQDAPEAAGKRALCPTCSLPLSEKERFFNYCGLERALVEVLGAERFSPQSWGADANPQPGTSPPPGSGDASDWTSSEGGGDRRDGAEGGGSEAAGSERDGRPQVSVVERNARVIQWLYGCQRARGPPRESEV